The Psychrilyobacter piezotolerans nucleotide sequence CTATTTCATTATACAAGGAGATTTAATGAGAACAATGGCTATAAATCATTGGGAAGTGGAAGGGCAGAGGGGAAAATAATAGGCGGTAATTTATGCACGCTGAACCTGCTGCAGGGAACAGAATTTATGCCGGATTTAACGGATACAATCTTGTTTTTGGAAGATGATGGGATGACTTCACCTGAAACCTTTGACAGAGACCTCCAGTCTCTGATCCACCAGCCGAATTTTGAAAAGGTCAGAGGGATAGTATTCGGAAGGTTTCAAATACAATCAAAGATGGAAGAAGGTCTCCTTGAAAAAATAATAAATACAAAGGCAGAGTTAAAAAATATGCCGATTATTTATGATGCCGATTTTGGACATACCACTCCGCACCTTACCTTTCCTGTAGGAGGTTATGCAGAGATCTCAGCAGGTGAAAATATAGAGATTATAATCAAAAAGCATTAGATAAGTACAGAAATCAATGGACATAATATAATAATAAGGAGATTAATTCAATGAAATTAATGGCTATTCACCATAAGGGTACAATTAAAGAATATTTAAACAGGCAAAAGCTTGGGAATTTTATATATCAATGTAATAATTTGGGAACACCGTTTTGGGAAAATACTCAATGGTATGGTTTATATGAAGAAGATCGGTTGATGGCAGTAGCCATGTTTGTTATCAAATATGATATTCCGATTTTATTAGCCACATCATATTGTAAAACGGATTTTTATCAGGATGAATTATTTAAACAGCTCCGAATATTCCTGCCAAAGAAATTATACACTCACCTTAACGCTGATACAGTAAGGAAATCTTTGGTAGAAGCAGAGGACATACAGGTGTGCAGGTATTACAACATGGAATTGACCGAAAGAAGTGAGGATAAAAAAATTGACAGTGAGGCTGTCCAGCAGTTGAGTGAAAAAGATACTGAAGGCATTATAAATTTATTGGAGGAAAGTCATCCAGAGTACTTAGTAGACCATGAATTTATAAAAGGTGGATATTTTTGGGGAGTTAAGTCTGAAGGTAAGATAATAAGTTTAGCAGGGATAACGGCAAAATCAGAAGAGTTTAAAATAGTTTCAATAGG carries:
- a CDS encoding GNAT family N-acetyltransferase — protein: MKLMAIHHKGTIKEYLNRQKLGNFIYQCNNLGTPFWENTQWYGLYEEDRLMAVAMFVIKYDIPILLATSYCKTDFYQDELFKQLRIFLPKKLYTHLNADTVRKSLVEAEDIQVCRYYNMELTERSEDKKIDSEAVQQLSEKDTEGIINLLEESHPEYLVDHEFIKGGYFWGVKSEGKIISLAGITAKSEEFKIVSIGNITTHPDYRHTGLSTKTVTRLMDYLEPDFKKIVLNVKETNETAIKFYKKLGFSKIGLFDEVIFDK